Proteins from a single region of Runella sp. SP2:
- a CDS encoding SLBB domain-containing protein has protein sequence MKKFFKDFSAGRAVLHLFSISLLTATLVNAQTPASTGSSSSSSSSAPAQGQAPASTTPGSTAPTTTTSSTTTTADKGTDAKKSADPKALINQVEKANDKETTAADAQSNEDTEEAYRQAELNKMRRKIFGYQLFNNANVSFAPSDNIATPRDYTIGPGDELMAYIYGYSQSMLELPVNSDGFAFVKAVGPVQLSGRSIEQAQKELITRLSPYYNNLGAPGSSASTFLQLRLGRIRTIRVTVLGEVTTPGTYNVSSLSTALNALYLTGGPNELGSFRQIQVVRKNKIVATLDLYELLMNGTLNSDIRLQDNDIIQVGVYKKRVEVKGNVKRPGLYELLENETMSNVLNYAGGFTDNAYTDRLKLLGLTAKERRIVDVRSTEYSTYIPKNGDEITADMLLARFENMVVISGPVFRPGQYSLDQNKTLLQLIKSAEGLTGEAFTGRVNVIRTREDLSVENISLNLADMLNGKTQDLILQREDQVIIPSKFELREGAFIKVVGEVNQGPEVNLPYSANFTLEDAIIRSGGFKESASTAQIEVVRRKRDVNVQSATAQVADIFLFDVNRDLTLDGNDSRFVLEPYDEVLVRPSSNYQPQTFVTFKGEIVSPGIYGIKSKDEKLSDLLKRAGGLTAQAYVNGATLLRKITLSDEEIAQRNRAVSEISDDAKKGRFDDEGVVKDKQEAIGIDLGRILRNPGGREDIILQDGDVIDIPKRLETVRLQGELLFPTTVKYRNGNSFMDYVSQGGGFTRMSLKRKSYVIYPNGSIDRTRKFLFFNVYPKVEPGSEIHVPQRTQSDLAEAQRALQSVIGISSTVMTLITTVLAFRVLGAN, from the coding sequence ATGAAGAAGTTTTTTAAAGATTTTAGCGCAGGACGCGCAGTCTTACACCTATTTTCGATTAGTTTATTAACAGCCACTTTAGTAAACGCCCAAACTCCTGCTAGTACAGGAAGTAGTAGCTCAAGTTCAAGTTCGGCGCCTGCGCAGGGTCAAGCCCCTGCCTCTACAACGCCAGGCTCAACAGCTCCTACCACGACAACGTCGTCTACCACTACTACGGCCGACAAAGGAACAGATGCAAAGAAAAGCGCTGATCCTAAAGCCCTTATCAATCAGGTAGAAAAAGCAAATGACAAAGAAACGACAGCTGCTGATGCTCAGTCAAATGAAGATACAGAAGAAGCGTATCGTCAGGCAGAGTTGAATAAGATGCGTCGCAAGATTTTTGGATACCAGCTTTTTAATAATGCAAATGTATCCTTTGCTCCCTCTGATAATATTGCCACCCCCCGTGACTATACCATTGGGCCAGGAGATGAGTTAATGGCGTACATCTACGGTTACTCACAGTCGATGCTAGAACTGCCCGTCAACTCCGATGGATTTGCCTTTGTAAAGGCGGTTGGCCCAGTTCAATTAAGCGGCCGCTCGATTGAGCAGGCACAAAAAGAATTAATCACTCGCCTTTCGCCTTATTATAATAATCTTGGAGCCCCAGGAAGTAGTGCAAGTACTTTTCTTCAATTGCGTTTGGGGCGGATTCGTACCATTCGGGTAACGGTATTGGGTGAAGTTACTACGCCAGGGACCTACAATGTTTCGTCGCTTTCGACAGCCTTGAATGCGCTCTATCTTACGGGTGGTCCTAATGAACTGGGCTCGTTCCGTCAGATTCAGGTGGTGCGTAAGAACAAAATCGTGGCAACCCTCGATTTATACGAATTGTTGATGAACGGAACGTTGAACTCAGACATTCGTTTGCAAGATAATGACATCATTCAAGTGGGTGTTTACAAAAAACGGGTAGAAGTAAAAGGCAATGTAAAACGTCCAGGCTTGTATGAGCTACTTGAAAATGAAACAATGAGTAATGTCTTAAACTACGCAGGTGGTTTTACGGACAATGCTTATACGGATCGTTTGAAGTTATTAGGACTTACGGCCAAAGAGCGCCGCATTGTGGATGTACGTTCAACAGAATATAGTACATATATTCCTAAAAACGGAGACGAGATTACGGCTGATATGTTGTTGGCGCGTTTTGAAAACATGGTCGTTATATCAGGGCCTGTGTTTCGTCCAGGACAATATTCATTGGATCAAAATAAAACCTTGCTTCAGTTAATTAAGAGTGCAGAAGGTCTGACAGGTGAAGCTTTTACGGGGCGTGTGAATGTGATCCGTACACGGGAAGATTTGTCGGTAGAAAATATTTCGTTGAATCTAGCGGATATGCTTAACGGCAAAACCCAAGATTTGATTCTTCAACGCGAAGATCAAGTGATTATTCCTTCTAAGTTTGAGCTTCGTGAAGGAGCGTTCATTAAAGTAGTTGGAGAAGTAAACCAAGGCCCAGAAGTTAATCTCCCTTATAGTGCTAACTTTACGTTAGAAGATGCGATTATTCGTTCGGGTGGTTTTAAAGAATCCGCATCTACGGCTCAAATCGAAGTGGTGCGCCGCAAGCGTGATGTGAACGTACAGTCTGCCACTGCACAAGTAGCCGATATATTCTTGTTTGACGTTAATCGTGATCTTACACTAGATGGTAATGACAGCCGTTTTGTGCTTGAACCGTATGACGAAGTATTGGTACGCCCGTCTTCAAACTACCAGCCCCAGACATTCGTGACTTTCAAAGGAGAAATCGTAAGTCCAGGTATATACGGGATTAAATCTAAAGACGAAAAACTGTCAGATCTGCTCAAACGTGCGGGAGGATTGACAGCGCAGGCGTATGTAAACGGAGCAACTTTGTTGCGTAAGATTACACTTTCAGACGAAGAAATCGCACAACGCAACCGTGCAGTCTCTGAAATCTCGGACGATGCTAAAAAAGGCCGTTTTGACGACGAGGGAGTTGTAAAAGATAAGCAAGAAGCCATTGGTATTGATTTGGGCCGTATTCTTCGTAACCCTGGAGGTCGCGAGGATATCATTCTCCAAGATGGTGACGTGATTGACATTCCTAAGCGTCTCGAAACGGTACGTTTGCAAGGAGAGCTTCTTTTCCCAACCACCGTAAAATACCGGAATGGTAATTCGTTTATGGATTATGTTTCGCAAGGAGGCGGCTTTACGCGGATGTCGCTCAAACGTAAGTCATACGTGATTTATCCTAATGGTTCGATTGATCGCACACGCAAGTTTTTGTTCTTCAATGTGTATCCAAAAGTAGAACCGGGCTCCGAAATCCACGTACCACAGCGTACCCAATCAGACCTTGCAGAGGCTCAAAGAGCACTACAATCAGTGATTGGTATTTCATCAACGGTGATGACACTCATCACCACTGTGTTGGCTTTCAGAGTATTAGGCGCAAACTAA
- a CDS encoding ABC transporter permease, producing the protein MAHSEQVIIEAGHGAKNYWRDLWKNRELLLILSRRDLSVRYKQTVVGAGWAVIRPFATMLVMVFVFDKVAKFKGDEGIPYPLMVLAGITIWNFFSTTFTQISHSILLNSNLVTKTYFPRLIMPLSSVVVGFVDFIISIVLYVLIAIWYQHFPSWQLLLFPAFVLLTLAASLAFGLFFAVMNVRFRDIAQLIPFIVQIGFYACPIAYSSSMVEANQGAWWYDLYYLNPMVSIIDGFKWCLLGDGAFFKVSSLYSTIGFTVAVLGISIYYFRKEENSFVDYI; encoded by the coding sequence ATGGCGCACTCAGAACAAGTAATTATAGAAGCAGGCCATGGCGCAAAAAACTACTGGCGCGATTTATGGAAAAACCGTGAATTGTTGTTGATTCTTTCCCGCCGCGATTTATCAGTTCGCTACAAACAAACGGTAGTTGGGGCTGGCTGGGCGGTCATTCGACCTTTTGCAACCATGCTCGTCATGGTTTTTGTGTTTGATAAAGTAGCCAAATTCAAAGGAGACGAAGGAATCCCTTACCCGTTAATGGTATTAGCGGGAATAACCATTTGGAATTTCTTCTCGACGACTTTTACCCAAATTAGCCACAGTATTTTGCTGAATTCTAACTTGGTGACTAAAACCTATTTTCCGCGCTTAATTATGCCATTGAGCTCGGTGGTCGTGGGTTTTGTTGATTTTATCATTTCTATCGTTCTCTACGTACTTATCGCCATTTGGTACCAACATTTTCCAAGTTGGCAACTTTTGCTTTTCCCCGCTTTTGTACTTTTGACATTGGCGGCGTCGCTGGCTTTTGGGTTATTTTTTGCCGTGATGAATGTGCGCTTTAGAGACATTGCTCAGTTGATTCCTTTTATTGTGCAAATCGGGTTTTATGCTTGCCCTATCGCCTACAGTAGCAGTATGGTCGAAGCTAACCAAGGAGCTTGGTGGTATGACTTGTATTATCTTAATCCGATGGTGAGTATTATTGATGGTTTTAAGTGGTGTCTTTTGGGCGACGGTGCCTTCTTTAAAGTGAGTAGTTTGTACAGCACAATAGGTTTCACAGTAGCCGTATTAGGAATTTCGATTTACTATTTTCGTAAAGAAGAAAATTCGTTTGTTGACTACATTTGA
- a CDS encoding ABC transporter ATP-binding protein: MEVIVAEDISKKYIIDHQKKARKNYTLRDTFSEKFKHFFGKGEEDEVEHEEFWALRDVNFSVNQGDRVGIIGHNGAGKSTLLKILSKITEPTNGRVTIKGRVASLLEVGTGFHPELTGRENIFLNGAILGMKRHEIKAAFDSIVDFAGVDKFLDTPVKRYSSGMYVRLGFAISAHLSPEILIIDEVLAVGDADFQKKCLGKMRDVSESGRTILFVSHNLAAVQSLCNRAFYFEHGRLKLQGDTTHVVNNYLSHVAKTTLEHTWETPEEGPGTDDVRFRSIRVKPAYASGKLYIDVTTPIKVHIEFWNMAERADLNLSLHLYAFTGECIFNVGTTSQSFDKGLVSATLDIPGNFLNDGSYVISVMVVKDTSTVLYQLAEAVSFEVEDHREGVTWYGKWPGYVRPQFNFQISQSEVLV; this comes from the coding sequence ATGGAGGTTATCGTTGCGGAAGATATTAGCAAAAAATATATCATAGATCACCAAAAAAAGGCTCGTAAGAATTATACACTACGAGATACTTTTTCGGAGAAGTTTAAGCATTTTTTTGGCAAGGGAGAAGAGGACGAAGTCGAGCATGAGGAGTTTTGGGCCTTGCGTGATGTGAATTTTAGCGTGAACCAAGGCGACCGCGTTGGTATCATTGGTCACAACGGTGCAGGTAAATCGACTTTGCTGAAAATTTTGAGTAAAATCACGGAGCCTACCAACGGTCGAGTGACCATCAAAGGACGAGTCGCTAGTTTGCTTGAAGTAGGAACTGGGTTTCACCCCGAACTTACTGGCCGCGAAAATATCTTCTTAAACGGGGCTATTTTGGGCATGAAGCGCCACGAAATCAAAGCTGCGTTTGATAGCATTGTCGATTTTGCGGGAGTCGATAAGTTTTTGGATACGCCCGTAAAACGTTACTCTTCTGGAATGTACGTTCGTTTGGGCTTTGCCATTTCAGCGCACTTGAGCCCTGAGATTCTTATCATCGACGAAGTATTGGCCGTAGGGGATGCTGATTTTCAGAAAAAATGCCTCGGTAAAATGCGTGATGTCTCGGAAAGTGGTCGTACCATCTTGTTTGTGAGCCATAACCTTGCCGCCGTGCAGTCGTTGTGTAACCGCGCTTTCTATTTTGAACACGGCCGTCTCAAACTACAAGGAGATACGACACACGTAGTTAACAACTACTTGAGCCACGTTGCCAAAACTACCCTTGAGCACACTTGGGAAACTCCCGAAGAAGGCCCAGGCACCGATGATGTGCGTTTCCGTAGTATTCGGGTGAAGCCTGCGTATGCCAGTGGAAAATTGTACATCGACGTAACGACCCCCATAAAAGTACACATTGAGTTTTGGAACATGGCCGAGCGCGCCGACCTTAACTTGAGCCTGCACCTTTATGCCTTTACTGGTGAGTGTATTTTTAACGTTGGGACGACCTCTCAGTCTTTTGACAAAGGTTTGGTGTCGGCGACGCTTGATATTCCTGGAAACTTCCTAAATGATGGTTCCTACGTAATATCAGTGATGGTGGTCAAAGATACCTCTACCGTTTTATACCAATTGGCCGAAGCGGTTTCGTTTGAAGTAGAAGACCACCGCGAAGGTGTGACGTGGTATGGCAAATGGCCTGGTTATGTACGCCCTCAGTTTAACTTTCAAATTAGCCAATCAGAAGTATTGGTTTAA
- a CDS encoding DegT/DnrJ/EryC1/StrS aminotransferase family protein: MINVTKTYLPDFDEYVSYLKQIWDNSQLTNNGPLAQQLEKGLKEYLGVEYLSFCGNGTIVLQMALKLLEPAGEIITTPFSYVATTNVILWENLKPVFVDIDPATYCINPNLIEAAITENTRAILATHVYGNACDVEAIEKIAQKYNLVVIYDGAHAFGANYLGKSLLSYGDFATCSFHATKLFHTVEGGAIVTNTPERHEKMHLMRAFGHRGDDYFFMGVNGKNSEVHAAMGLCNLPMVPQLIQARKAVCDIYTELLDWSRLSAPQWADGLERNYSYYPIVFESEEKLLQVRDVLAQHEIVPRRYFYPSLNQLPFLKEAEACPVSEDISLRVVCLPLHAELPHEDARRIATLINQHL; this comes from the coding sequence ATGATTAACGTTACTAAAACATACCTTCCCGATTTTGATGAATATGTTTCTTATTTAAAACAAATCTGGGACAATTCACAGCTGACCAACAATGGCCCCTTGGCCCAGCAGTTGGAAAAAGGACTTAAAGAATACCTTGGAGTCGAGTATTTGTCTTTTTGTGGCAATGGCACCATCGTGCTCCAAATGGCATTGAAGTTACTCGAACCCGCTGGGGAGATTATTACGACGCCTTTTTCGTACGTAGCGACTACCAACGTTATTTTGTGGGAAAACCTCAAACCCGTTTTTGTTGACATCGACCCTGCGACCTATTGTATTAATCCAAATCTCATTGAGGCGGCTATCACCGAAAATACACGGGCGATTTTGGCCACCCACGTCTATGGCAATGCTTGTGACGTGGAAGCCATTGAAAAAATAGCCCAAAAATATAACCTCGTTGTCATTTACGATGGCGCTCATGCCTTTGGGGCTAATTATTTGGGGAAATCACTGCTATCTTACGGTGATTTTGCCACGTGTAGTTTCCACGCCACCAAATTGTTCCATACCGTAGAAGGGGGAGCAATTGTGACCAATACTCCTGAACGCCATGAGAAAATGCACTTGATGCGCGCTTTTGGACACCGAGGAGATGACTATTTCTTTATGGGGGTCAATGGGAAAAACTCGGAAGTACACGCTGCAATGGGGCTTTGTAACTTGCCAATGGTGCCTCAATTGATTCAGGCACGGAAAGCTGTTTGTGATATATACACGGAGCTTCTCGACTGGAGCCGCTTGTCGGCACCTCAGTGGGCCGATGGACTAGAGCGTAACTACTCCTACTACCCAATCGTTTTTGAGTCAGAAGAAAAACTACTTCAGGTAAGAGACGTTTTGGCGCAACACGAGATTGTACCACGTCGTTATTTTTATCCTTCGCTCAATCAGCTTCCGTTTTTAAAGGAAGCCGAAGCTTGTCCCGTGTCAGAAGACATTTCGTTGCGGGTGGTGTGTTTGCCGCTTCACGCGGAACTGCCTCATGAAGATGCTAGACGAATTGCTACGTTGATAAACCAACATCTATAA